From a region of the Campylobacter showae genome:
- a CDS encoding FtsK/SpoIIIE family DNA translocase, whose amino-acid sequence MIFFGIATIAPAANFVGSFGNAIGLWNFKLFGFIAYVYPFIFIFFAYYIYKYFNGFNAEFVQTALGATLLFLAFLMFQSGADANYGGLVANTVNEALKDVAGVIGMWVFILMLFVLSFGLIAQDNIIAILKKAFVEPSANEDKFENLAEIKQKSQKKPRQIKKPKAQSESNLSEENGEELEDEDEPNYEDDAQDESESNLEEKSTTINGVEILNEVAENKKLLEQMEKGKVEKPKDFALPPLKFLADPPKRSNSVNEAEIDQKISDLLDKLRKFKIDGDVVRTYTGPIVTTFEFRQAPHIKVSKILTLQDDLAMALRAQTIRIQAPIPGKDVVGIEVPNQNIETVYLKEILDSEVFKNSSSPLTIALGKDIVGAPFVTDLKKLPHLLIAGTTGSGKSVGINAMLLSLLYRNSPQTLRLMMIDPKMLEFSIYNDIPHLLTPVITQAKQAITALSNMVAEMERRYQIMSHTRTKNIESYNEKMKEEGGEQFPYIVVIIDELADLMMTSGKDVELYIGRLAQMARASGIHLIVATQRPSVDVVTGLIKANLPSRISYRVGQRIDSKVILDQMGAESLLGRGDMLFTPPGSPGVIRLHAPFASEKEIDTIVNFLKAQQEVVYDERFLAEEGASGGGGAGSGAVAGELDELYEEAKEIVLSEQKTSISYLQRRLKIGYNRAATIIEQMEQMGVLSPMNAKGQRDIL is encoded by the coding sequence TTGATATTTTTCGGGATCGCCACTATCGCGCCTGCGGCAAATTTCGTCGGGAGCTTCGGCAACGCGATCGGGCTTTGGAACTTCAAGCTTTTTGGCTTTATAGCTTACGTTTATCCTTTTATTTTTATATTTTTCGCATATTATATTTACAAATACTTTAACGGCTTTAATGCCGAATTTGTCCAGACGGCGCTCGGAGCGACGCTGCTGTTTTTGGCGTTTTTGATGTTTCAATCAGGCGCGGACGCTAACTACGGCGGACTAGTCGCAAACACCGTAAACGAAGCGCTAAAAGACGTTGCCGGCGTGATAGGCATGTGGGTATTTATCTTGATGCTTTTTGTGTTGAGTTTTGGTCTCATTGCGCAAGATAACATCATAGCTATCCTAAAAAAGGCTTTTGTAGAACCTAGCGCCAATGAAGATAAATTTGAAAACCTAGCCGAGATTAAGCAAAAATCGCAAAAAAAACCTAGACAAATCAAAAAGCCTAAAGCTCAAAGCGAGTCAAATTTGAGCGAGGAAAACGGTGAAGAGCTAGAGGACGAAGACGAGCCGAATTATGAAGACGATGCGCAGGATGAAAGCGAGTCAAATTTAGAAGAAAAAAGTACTACTATAAACGGCGTCGAAATTTTAAATGAAGTTGCCGAAAATAAAAAACTGCTCGAACAAATGGAAAAAGGCAAGGTCGAAAAACCTAAGGATTTTGCGTTGCCGCCGCTTAAATTTTTAGCCGATCCGCCTAAGAGATCAAATAGCGTAAACGAAGCCGAAATCGATCAAAAGATCTCCGATCTACTCGATAAACTGCGCAAATTTAAAATAGACGGCGACGTCGTGCGAACGTACACGGGGCCGATTGTTACGACGTTTGAGTTTCGTCAGGCGCCGCATATCAAGGTGAGTAAAATTTTAACCCTGCAAGACGACCTCGCGATGGCTCTACGCGCGCAGACTATCCGCATTCAGGCTCCGATACCTGGCAAAGACGTCGTGGGTATCGAGGTGCCGAACCAAAACATCGAAACCGTCTATCTAAAGGAAATTTTAGATAGCGAAGTTTTTAAAAACTCGAGCAGTCCGCTGACTATCGCGCTAGGCAAGGATATCGTCGGCGCGCCCTTTGTCACCGATCTAAAAAAGCTCCCACATCTGCTAATCGCGGGCACGACGGGATCTGGCAAGAGCGTGGGCATAAACGCGATGCTACTAAGTCTGCTATATCGCAACAGCCCGCAGACGCTGCGCCTGATGATGATAGATCCAAAAATGCTGGAATTTAGTATCTATAACGACATCCCGCACCTGCTAACTCCCGTCATCACGCAGGCTAAGCAGGCCATCACCGCGCTCTCAAACATGGTCGCCGAGATGGAGCGTCGCTATCAGATCATGAGCCATACGCGCACCAAAAATATCGAAAGCTACAACGAAAAGATGAAAGAGGAGGGCGGCGAGCAGTTCCCGTATATCGTCGTGATCATCGACGAGCTAGCCGATCTCATGATGACTAGCGGCAAGGACGTGGAGCTATACATCGGACGCCTGGCGCAGATGGCGCGCGCTAGCGGCATACATCTCATCGTAGCCACCCAACGCCCGAGTGTAGACGTCGTGACGGGGCTCATAAAGGCAAATCTGCCTAGCCGCATCAGCTACCGAGTCGGTCAGCGCATCGATAGTAAGGTGATCCTGGATCAAATGGGCGCGGAGAGCTTGCTAGGACGCGGCGATATGCTATTTACGCCTCCTGGAAGCCCGGGCGTCATCAGGCTGCATGCGCCGTTTGCTAGCGAAAAGGAGATCGATACGATCGTAAATTTCTTAAAAGCACAGCAAGAGGTGGTCTACGACGAGAGATTTTTAGCCGAGGAGGGCGCTAGCGGCGGTGGTGGAGCAGGCTCCGGCGCGGTAGCGGGCGAGCTAGACGAGCTCTACGAAGAGGCTAAAGAGATCGTGCTAAGCGAGCAAAAAACCTCGATCAGCTACCTCCAAAGACGCCTAAAAATCGGCTACAACCGCGCCGCTACGATTATAGAACAGATGGAACAAATGGGCGTGCTAAGTCCGATGAACGCAAAAGGGCAGCGGGATATTTTGTAA
- a CDS encoding flagellin produces the protein MRMTNQLMKFTNNYDYQTNMKALYKLNTQISSGLKIQNSFEDSSVYNDGMRLAYEVATLEQVQTATSKAQHFSKNTDKALGEFKQQLETFKTKLVQGANEIHSQTSREAIANDLQGIKNHLVNIANTSINGQFLFSGSAINTKPINGDTNEYFGNAQTMKAVGGAQVNLTYNQNGHELFLGKDGDYNKKVTSNTMLKAQNLDDRNKTVYIDSEHKMRDLIGFKYVKDEKTLTNQDFTGTGVRQFQDTTFFLQGKKPNGTSFTSKFKMTSDASINDLLEKIGTEYGNTPTNKVVEVTINNQGQINVKDLSKGNQVIDFHMIAATKKVANADALAGGIAGASSAFDTVDSLTSGANPLEAMVQANPDDYEITEFVKSKYEDLDGAVTNAYDYDKINFKQEGRNLIGTVSQVERGSGKFADDNTTLSQVVGSKELYPGERDKYDMNDQALKMQIKSKSGGDYKVDVIFGSAVPPATSGNAQVSITRPDGTTYTTEVWDSFYNDTTNPPTTEGRETQSKNMTFRQLNDIIGMVASDNVPAGAGGSAQADYVAYKQAISKSQGSVEANMDHRGRIKVTDKQNAVTPIKVGIYDEVNSDQFYGDSTGTTPATTQGEGSLWNFSANNGIEIDSPSVDIFDDLDRMIEAVRSGQYRADSESEHPRNSGIQGAIERLDHIADHVNKIHTKVGNQTNTLIQTNTHASVMEVNVKTVKADITNADYGETYMNLMQKMMSYQAMLQSVAKINQLSLLNYM, from the coding sequence ATGAGAATGACAAATCAGCTGATGAAATTTACGAATAACTACGACTATCAGACCAATATGAAAGCGCTTTACAAGCTAAACACGCAAATTTCAAGCGGTCTAAAAATCCAAAATTCTTTCGAGGATAGTAGCGTCTATAACGACGGCATGAGGCTTGCTTATGAGGTTGCGACGCTTGAGCAAGTGCAAACGGCGACTTCAAAAGCGCAGCACTTTTCAAAAAATACCGATAAGGCTTTGGGTGAATTTAAGCAGCAGCTTGAGACTTTTAAAACAAAGCTGGTTCAAGGCGCCAATGAAATCCATTCGCAAACTTCGCGCGAAGCCATCGCAAACGACCTTCAAGGTATCAAAAATCACCTAGTAAATATCGCAAACACCTCGATAAACGGACAGTTTTTATTTTCTGGAAGCGCGATAAATACAAAACCTATAAACGGCGATACAAACGAGTATTTCGGCAATGCGCAAACTATGAAAGCTGTAGGCGGAGCTCAGGTAAATTTGACCTACAACCAAAACGGCCATGAGCTATTTTTGGGCAAGGACGGCGACTATAATAAAAAAGTCACCTCCAACACGATGTTAAAAGCTCAAAATTTAGACGACAGAAACAAGACCGTTTATATCGATAGCGAGCATAAAATGCGCGATTTAATCGGTTTTAAATATGTAAAAGACGAAAAAACTCTAACCAATCAAGACTTTACCGGAACCGGCGTTAGGCAGTTTCAGGATACGACCTTTTTCTTGCAGGGTAAAAAGCCAAACGGCACTAGCTTTACGAGTAAATTTAAGATGACTTCGGACGCTTCGATAAACGACCTGCTAGAAAAAATAGGCACCGAATACGGCAACACTCCGACTAATAAAGTCGTCGAAGTAACGATAAATAACCAGGGTCAAATCAACGTAAAAGACCTAAGCAAGGGCAATCAGGTTATTGATTTTCACATGATAGCGGCGACGAAAAAAGTGGCAAACGCGGATGCTCTAGCTGGCGGTATAGCTGGAGCTTCTAGCGCGTTTGACACTGTAGATAGCCTAACTAGCGGCGCAAACCCGCTCGAAGCCATGGTGCAGGCAAACCCAGACGACTATGAAATCACGGAATTTGTTAAAAGTAAATACGAAGACCTAGACGGCGCCGTTACAAATGCCTACGACTACGACAAGATAAACTTTAAACAAGAGGGCAGAAACTTAATAGGCACCGTATCGCAAGTAGAGCGCGGTAGCGGTAAATTTGCCGACGATAACACGACACTAAGCCAAGTCGTGGGCTCAAAAGAGCTATATCCCGGCGAAAGAGACAAATACGACATGAATGATCAAGCCTTAAAAATGCAGATCAAATCTAAAAGTGGCGGAGATTATAAAGTGGACGTGATTTTCGGTAGCGCCGTACCGCCTGCAACATCAGGTAATGCTCAGGTAAGCATAACAAGACCGGATGGCACCACATACACTACCGAGGTTTGGGATAGTTTTTACAACGACACTACAAACCCGCCGACCACCGAGGGTAGAGAAACGCAGTCAAAAAATATGACTTTTAGGCAGCTAAACGACATCATCGGTATGGTAGCTAGTGACAATGTTCCTGCGGGCGCCGGCGGTAGTGCCCAGGCTGATTATGTCGCCTACAAACAAGCTATCTCAAAATCGCAAGGCAGCGTAGAGGCAAATATGGATCACCGCGGCCGCATAAAAGTAACCGACAAGCAAAACGCCGTCACGCCGATAAAAGTCGGAATTTACGACGAGGTAAATTCTGATCAATTTTACGGAGATAGCACCGGCACGACGCCTGCAACCACGCAAGGAGAGGGTTCGCTATGGAACTTTTCGGCAAACAACGGTATCGAAATAGATAGCCCGAGCGTGGATATTTTTGATGACCTGGATAGGATGATAGAGGCTGTAAGAAGCGGTCAATACCGCGCTGATAGTGAGAGTGAGCATCCGCGAAACTCCGGTATCCAGGGCGCGATCGAGAGACTGGATCATATCGCCGATCACGTAAACAAAATCCACACTAAAGTTGGAAATCAAACCAATACGCTAATACAAACCAATACGCACGCTAGCGTTATGGAGGTAAACGTAAAAACCGTCAAGGCCGATATCACAAACGCAGACTACGGCGAGACCTATATGAACCTCATGCAAAAAATGATGTCGTATCAGGCGATGTTGCAGTCTGTGGCTAAGATAAACCAGCTTTCGTTATTAAACTATATGTAA
- a CDS encoding YaaA family protein: MKILFSPSEAKTAVSPNKFIDRGDFVFPDLYEKRCEILKIYDDFLQTATIEKISKLFGVKNLIDEPSLRESLFKKGAVKAILRYDGVAYKHLDYRSLDSAAQKFIDKNTLIFSNLFGPVTAADTLPEYKLKQGERINGLNLEKFYRQNFSDEIDEWLRDDDILDLRAEFYEKFYRIQKPFATFKFLKNGKVVSHYAKAYRGIVLRQVAQNGVKNFSELCKMDIENLRLIDIKKTKLKSEFLVQIV; encoded by the coding sequence ATGAAAATACTCTTTTCGCCAAGCGAAGCAAAAACCGCCGTTAGTCCAAATAAATTTATAGATAGGGGTGACTTTGTTTTTCCTGATTTATATGAAAAGCGGTGCGAAATTTTAAAAATTTACGATGATTTTTTGCAAACGGCTACTATTGAAAAAATCTCAAAACTTTTTGGAGTTAAAAATTTGATCGATGAACCGAGCTTGCGCGAAAGCTTATTTAAAAAAGGCGCGGTAAAAGCCATCCTGCGATATGACGGAGTAGCCTACAAGCACCTTGACTACCGCAGCCTTGATAGCGCGGCGCAGAAATTTATAGATAAAAATACGCTGATTTTTTCAAATTTATTCGGCCCTGTGACGGCGGCGGATACACTACCCGAATACAAACTAAAACAAGGCGAGCGCATAAACGGGCTAAATTTGGAGAAATTTTATAGGCAAAATTTTAGCGACGAGATAGATGAGTGGCTAAGAGATGACGATATTTTAGACCTTAGAGCCGAGTTTTACGAGAAATTTTACCGCATACAAAAACCGTTTGCGACATTTAAATTTCTAAAAAACGGCAAAGTCGTCAGTCACTACGCCAAAGCTTATCGCGGGATAGTTTTGAGGCAAGTAGCGCAAAACGGGGTAAAAAACTTTAGCGAACTTTGCAAAATGGATATAGAAAATTTGCGACTCATAGATATCAAAAAAACTAAACTAAAAAGCGAGTTTTTGGTGCAAATAGTCTAA
- a CDS encoding HU family DNA-binding protein, giving the protein MKKADFIQAVADKAGLSKKDSLKVVDAALETIEEVLKNGDSISFIGFGTFATAERAARKARVPGTTKVIDVPASKAVKFKVGKKLKEAVVAGAGKKGKKK; this is encoded by the coding sequence ATGAAAAAAGCTGATTTTATTCAAGCTGTTGCCGACAAGGCCGGTCTTTCTAAAAAAGATTCTCTAAAGGTAGTTGATGCCGCACTAGAGACTATCGAAGAGGTTCTTAAAAACGGCGATAGCATTAGCTTTATAGGCTTTGGTACATTCGCTACTGCCGAAAGAGCCGCTAGAAAAGCAAGAGTACCGGGAACTACGAAAGTTATAGATGTTCCTGCTAGCAAAGCGGTTAAATTTAAAGTAGGCAAAAAATTAAAAGAAGCAGTAGTAGCAGGCGCAGGCAAAAAAGGCAAAAAGAAATAA